GGACGACCACCATTTGATTGGCTTCGACAGCGCGGACTTCCAAAGCAAGTTGTGCCTGCGGCGGTGCTTTCCAGAGACCGTCATTCAATTTGTGGGTTGTAATGGTCCATTTGTCGGGTTGATACGAAAACCATTCCTGCCGCCAGTTGTCCTGGAAATCTTCAATCAGCAGGGAAGGCTCGCGCGTGGCCTGAACGCCGGCTGCTTGCAATTCCGCTGGTGAGACCATCTGCAGCAGCGATGAAAGGTTGAACGACTTTGTGGTGTAAGGGCGATAATAATAGCCAGCGCCGGACACCGGTTCATCGAGAGCATAGCGGATGTTGGCATACACCCACAGTGGCTGATCGACATTGCCCAGGGGCAGATTCGCAATCCAGGCGTCCTCGGCTTTCACAGGTTTGACGTGATGCCAGAAGCGATGCTTGGTATTGAGCCGGTCCTGGGGACCTTCATCTGTTTTGCCCTGTCGCGAGAAATAGACGTCGATGGAGTGAATGGTTCGGGATTCGTCGGGGGTCACTGTGAAGCGGGGCACGCCGTCTGTGGTGGTGAGCGTCAGCTCTGTTTTGGGTGTCTGGGGAAACGTAAAGCTGCCTTTGAGATGCTGATCCATCCACAACATGGTGGCGACCTCGAAGTCGGGGGTGTCCTGATGATTGTGGTGCGGCGAACAGGTGACGCGCCACTCGCTGCTCTGAATTTCGTTGATGGCGGTCGGTAGATTACCAATGCGCCCGTGAAAATCGTTGGCGGGGCTGAGGAAAATAATCGGGCAGGAGATCTGTTTGAGGCTGACGTTATCTCCCAGCGTCTGACAGAACAGGGGGCTTCGGTTGTAGCGGTCGCTGATGCCGCCACATGAGGGGGCGGCTGCTTTGACGCGGGCGTCGGGAGCCGTCAACACGGTGAGCTTGCCGCCCATCGAATGGCCATAAACTCCCAGGCGATCGGGGTCGACCAGGGGCTGCCGTTCGAGGAATGTCAAAGCCCGACGCGCGGCGAGCGCACACAGGAACCAGCCACTGTTACGCGGCGATTCAATGTTGTCGAGCGTCCAGGCATCCGGCTCAATGCCGGGGAACTGATTGCCCGGGTTTTTTCCGGGCGCATGATAGCCGTCGAGTGCGCCCCAGTCTGTGGTGACTTGATAGCGGGGATCGTCGGTCTTGCCGTCCCAGAACAGTTTCACTTCCGCGGGCGTTACCTGGTAGTCGGGGGCGTTGATGCGTCCGGCCCAGGCGATGGAGAGGGTCGCGTACCCGCGTTTGGCATTCAGCAGGCAGGCCCGGTAGTCGGCGTACTGTCCGCCGCCATGAATCTGCAGCAGGCCCGGCAATTTCTGTTTGTTGGCGACAGCCTGTTTGGGATATCCAAACACGGCTGCCAGGCGGGCGGTCTTACCTTTGAAGACGCCGATACGGAAACGGACGATCTGCAGGACGACGCCGTCT
The sequence above is a segment of the Gimesia algae genome. Coding sequences within it:
- a CDS encoding dienelactone hydrolase family protein; protein product: MTHTIHKRTLFVCLLFVIMQSSVQAAETLPALQNEHAPQNFAEMWAGFDPRSEPLETEVLKEWEEDGVVLQIVRFRIGVFKGKTARLAAVFGYPKQAVANKQKLPGLLQIHGGGQYADYRACLLNAKRGYATLSIAWAGRINAPDYQVTPAEVKLFWDGKTDDPRYQVTTDWGALDGYHAPGKNPGNQFPGIEPDAWTLDNIESPRNSGWFLCALAARRALTFLERQPLVDPDRLGVYGHSMGGKLTVLTAPDARVKAAAPSCGGISDRYNRSPLFCQTLGDNVSLKQISCPIIFLSPANDFHGRIGNLPTAINEIQSSEWRVTCSPHHNHQDTPDFEVATMLWMDQHLKGSFTFPQTPKTELTLTTTDGVPRFTVTPDESRTIHSIDVYFSRQGKTDEGPQDRLNTKHRFWHHVKPVKAEDAWIANLPLGNVDQPLWVYANIRYALDEPVSGAGYYYRPYTTKSFNLSSLLQMVSPAELQAAGVQATREPSLLIEDFQDNWRQEWFSYQPDKWTITTHKLNDGLWKAPPQAQLALEVRAVEANQMVVVLDDYATEVELTGGPDWQTITLKPSDFQNLVGESLSDWQGIHQLKLTPAEAQRPARGSKTKQRILGKNWRGPQPTFQNLHWQVDP